In Methylomagnum ishizawai, one DNA window encodes the following:
- a CDS encoding 5-(carboxyamino)imidazole ribonucleotide synthase — translation MKHILPNAMLGMLGGGQLGRMFTIAARAMGYRVTVLDPDPESPAGGLADVHLRAAYDDPAALDELAATCAAVTTEFENVPAESLRRLAERTRVSPSADSVSIAQDRIAEKRYIAGAGLAVAPFLAIETAQDLEQDLSGHLPGILKLARLGYDGKGQIRVATVEETQAAFAQLGQKPCVLERRLNLKTEVSVIVARTGPGETTTFPVAENQHEAGILDISIVPARVAPAVAQRARDMALQLAEAMDYRGVLAVEFFVLGGDELVINEIAPRPHNSGHYTLDACINDQFEQQVRTLCGLPPGSTRLLSPVVMVNLLGDIWRDDEPAWDKLLSLPNAKLHLYGKKTARIGRKMGHFNVLGDAVDSTLAQALELKRMLQNP, via the coding sequence ATGAAACACATCCTGCCGAATGCCATGCTGGGCATGTTGGGCGGCGGCCAACTGGGCCGCATGTTCACTATCGCGGCGCGGGCCATGGGCTACCGCGTCACCGTCCTCGACCCGGACCCGGAAAGCCCGGCGGGCGGCTTGGCCGATGTCCACCTCCGCGCCGCCTACGACGACCCGGCGGCCCTGGACGAACTGGCCGCGACCTGCGCCGCCGTCACCACCGAATTCGAGAACGTGCCCGCCGAAAGCCTGCGCCGTCTGGCCGAACGCACCCGCGTCAGCCCCTCGGCGGACAGCGTCTCCATCGCCCAGGACCGCATCGCCGAAAAACGCTATATCGCCGGAGCCGGTCTCGCGGTGGCCCCGTTCCTCGCCATCGAAACCGCCCAGGATTTGGAACAGGACTTGAGCGGCCATCTGCCCGGCATCCTCAAGCTGGCCCGCCTGGGCTACGACGGCAAGGGGCAAATCCGGGTCGCGACGGTCGAGGAAACCCAGGCCGCGTTCGCGCAACTGGGCCAAAAGCCCTGTGTACTGGAACGGCGCTTGAACCTCAAGACCGAGGTCTCGGTGATCGTGGCCCGCACCGGCCCCGGCGAAACCACCACCTTCCCGGTGGCCGAGAACCAACACGAAGCCGGCATCCTCGATATCAGCATCGTCCCGGCCAGGGTTGCCCCCGCCGTGGCGCAACGGGCGCGGGACATGGCTTTGCAACTGGCCGAAGCCATGGATTACCGGGGCGTGCTGGCGGTGGAATTCTTCGTGCTGGGTGGCGACGAACTGGTCATCAACGAAATCGCCCCGCGCCCCCATAACAGCGGCCATTACACCCTCGACGCCTGCATCAACGACCAATTCGAGCAGCAGGTGCGGACCTTGTGCGGCCTGCCGCCCGGTTCCACCCGCTTGCTCAGCCCGGTGGTGATGGTCAACCTGTTGGGCGATATCTGGCGCGACGACGAACCGGCCTGGGACAAGCTCCTCAGCCTGCCCAACGCCAAGCTCCACCTCTACGGCAAGAAAACCGCCCGCATCGGCCGCAAGATGGGGCATTTCAACGTGCTGGGCGACGCGGTGGACAGCACCTTGGCGCAGGCTTTGGAATTGAAGCGGATGTTGCAGAATCCGTAG
- the purE gene encoding 5-(carboxyamino)imidazole ribonucleotide mutase — protein sequence MVEIGIVMGSTSDWEVMRHAARQLKDLGVGYETQVVSAHRTPDLLFQYAETAQARGLKAIIAGAGGAAHLPGMLAAKTTLPILGVPVPSKYLKGLDSLYSIVQMPKGIPVATFAIGEAGAVNAGLFAAALLAHHDPALQARLAEFRRKQTESVLAAALPELD from the coding sequence ATGGTAGAAATCGGCATCGTCATGGGCAGCACCAGCGACTGGGAAGTCATGCGGCACGCGGCCCGGCAATTGAAGGACTTGGGCGTCGGCTACGAAACCCAGGTGGTTTCCGCCCACAGGACACCGGACTTGCTGTTCCAATACGCGGAAACGGCCCAGGCGCGGGGACTCAAGGCCATCATCGCCGGAGCCGGGGGCGCGGCCCATCTACCGGGGATGCTGGCGGCCAAAACCACGCTGCCGATCCTGGGCGTGCCGGTGCCCAGCAAATATCTCAAGGGCTTGGATTCGCTGTATTCCATCGTGCAAATGCCCAAGGGCATCCCGGTCGCCACCTTCGCCATCGGCGAAGCGGGCGCGGTCAACGCCGGGCTGTTCGCCGCCGCCCTGCTCGCCCACCACGATCCCGCCCTCCAAGCCCGGCTGGCCGAATTCCGCCGGAAACAAACTGAAAGCGTCCTCGCCGCCGCATTGCCAGAACTGGATTGA
- the ubiG gene encoding bifunctional 2-polyprenyl-6-hydroxyphenol methylase/3-demethylubiquinol 3-O-methyltransferase UbiG, with protein sequence MNPSTPTLDPAEAARFEKLAQLWWQADGPFWPLHRLNGLRVGYIRDRLAGHFNRAATAGAPLAGLGLLDIGCGGGLLSEAMARLGAEVHGVDGVEKNIRIAERHAQASGLAIRYEWTGAEDLLARGASYDAVLNMEVVEHVADLPLFMRTCAGLVRPGGMMVVATINRTWASFLGAILGAEYVLRWLPKGTHQWRKFPSPEELRALLERDGMRVVERTGVGMNPWRRTFRLTRYEGINYMLVAVKD encoded by the coding sequence ATGAACCCGTCCACCCCGACCCTCGACCCCGCCGAAGCCGCCCGTTTCGAGAAGCTGGCCCAACTCTGGTGGCAGGCGGACGGGCCGTTCTGGCCTTTGCACCGGCTGAACGGGTTGCGGGTGGGCTATATCCGCGACCGGCTGGCGGGGCATTTCAACCGCGCCGCCACCGCCGGGGCGCCGCTGGCGGGACTCGGGCTGCTGGATATCGGCTGCGGTGGCGGTTTGCTGAGCGAGGCCATGGCGCGGCTGGGGGCCGAGGTGCATGGGGTGGATGGGGTGGAGAAGAACATCCGCATCGCCGAGCGCCACGCCCAGGCCTCCGGGCTCGCCATCCGCTACGAATGGACCGGGGCGGAGGACTTGCTGGCGCGGGGCGCAAGCTACGACGCGGTCCTGAATATGGAAGTGGTGGAGCATGTGGCCGATTTGCCCTTGTTCATGCGGACTTGCGCCGGGTTGGTGAGGCCGGGCGGGATGATGGTGGTCGCCACGATTAACCGGACTTGGGCCTCGTTCCTGGGGGCGATCCTCGGGGCGGAATATGTGCTGCGCTGGTTGCCCAAGGGCACCCACCAGTGGCGGAAATTCCCTAGCCCCGAGGAACTCCGGGCTTTGTTGGAACGGGACGGGATGCGCGTGGTGGAGCGGACCGGGGTCGGCATGAATCCTTGGCGTCGGACGTTCCGGCTGACCCGGTACGAGGGCATCAATTACATGCTGGTGGCGGTGAAGGATTGA
- a CDS encoding SRPBCC family protein — protein sequence MKVYRLHRVQRLPVSLEQAWPFFSTPRNLERITPGFLHFAITSDPPEDIYPGLIITYRIAAVAGIPMTWATEIKHVEPLRRFVDEQRIGPFRFWYHEHSFRAVEGGIEMEDTVHYVMPWGWFGRLVHAVFIGARLRAIFDFRREYLAGLWKNAGPLNPSPPPACN from the coding sequence ATGAAAGTTTATCGTTTACACCGCGTCCAACGCCTGCCCGTCAGTCTGGAACAAGCTTGGCCGTTCTTCTCCACCCCGCGCAATCTGGAACGCATCACGCCGGGTTTCCTCCATTTCGCGATCACCTCCGACCCGCCGGAGGATATCTACCCGGGACTCATCATCACCTACCGGATCGCCGCCGTGGCCGGGATACCGATGACCTGGGCGACGGAAATCAAGCATGTGGAACCGCTACGCCGTTTCGTGGACGAGCAGCGGATCGGGCCGTTCCGGTTCTGGTATCACGAACACAGTTTCCGGGCGGTCGAGGGCGGCATCGAAATGGAAGACACCGTGCATTACGTCATGCCTTGGGGCTGGTTCGGACGGCTGGTCCATGCCGTGTTCATCGGGGCGCGGCTCAGGGCGATTTTCGACTTCCGGCGGGAGTATCTGGCCGGGTTGTGGAAAAACGCCGGACCCCTCAATCCTTCACCGCCACCAGCATGTAATTGA
- a CDS encoding thiol-disulfide oxidoreductase DCC family protein translates to MSEPNHTVLYDGGCPLCSREIAHYRRIAGAAAPIDWVDIAPLAADPAAYGVSRLEALRVFHVIDPAGQPHKGARGFLALWAILPRYRWLARGCRALRLEPVLDWAYRHFAGWHFAKRCREGVCGTGGA, encoded by the coding sequence ATGTCCGAACCGAACCACACTGTTTTATACGATGGTGGTTGCCCGCTGTGCAGCCGCGAAATCGCCCATTACCGCCGCATCGCGGGCGCGGCGGCCCCCATCGATTGGGTGGATATCGCCCCGCTCGCCGCCGACCCCGCCGCCTATGGCGTGTCGCGCCTGGAAGCGCTACGGGTGTTCCATGTCATCGACCCCGCCGGGCAGCCGCATAAAGGGGCGCGAGGGTTCCTGGCGTTGTGGGCGATCTTGCCGCGCTACCGTTGGCTAGCCCGCGGGTGCCGGGCCTTGCGCTTGGAACCCGTGCTGGATTGGGCTTATCGCCATTTCGCGGGCTGGCACTTCGCCAAGCGTTGCCGCGAGGGCGTGTGCGGGACGGGCGGCGCATGA
- a CDS encoding cryptochrome/photolyase family protein: MKTAMVWFRQDLRLADNPALRAALAAAERVVPVYIHAPVSGGTWPLGSASRWWLHHSLTALDADLRRLGSRLVLRRGASFQVLAGLLAETGATAVYWNRCYEPSAIARDAEIERVLRNEGYFTVESHNSGLLYEPGELLREGGQPYRVFTPFWKAMQKRGLDCLPGAAPTALPPVADELWGLAVGDLGLLPRIPWDDGFYGSWQPGEAGAARRLAAFVDSGLAAYHELRDRPDLPGISRLSPHLHFGEIGPRQIVHAVRRALSPEVEAGAEAYLRELAWREFAHHLLSHFPETTDAPLDAKFEAFPWAMDDQAALTAWQDGRTGYPLVDAGMRELWRTGWMHNRVRMGVASFLTKNLLVPWREGARWFWETLVDADLANNTLGWQWTAGCGADAAPYFRVFNPVLQGQRFDPDGAYVRRWVPELAGLPNDVIHRPWEAAPAVLRGAGVRLGETYPLPIVDLKSSRERALAAFARLKAAE, from the coding sequence ATGAAGACCGCGATGGTTTGGTTCCGCCAAGACCTGCGCCTCGCCGACAACCCCGCGCTGCGGGCCGCGCTCGCCGCCGCCGAGCGGGTGGTGCCGGTCTATATCCACGCCCCGGTCAGCGGCGGGACTTGGCCCCTGGGGTCGGCGTCCCGTTGGTGGCTGCATCATAGCCTCACGGCGCTCGATGCCGATTTGCGCCGTCTGGGTTCGAGGCTGGTGCTGCGGCGCGGGGCGAGTTTCCAGGTGCTGGCTGGGCTGTTGGCCGAGACCGGCGCGACCGCCGTTTATTGGAACCGCTGCTACGAACCTTCCGCCATCGCCCGCGACGCCGAAATCGAGCGGGTGCTGCGCAACGAGGGTTATTTCACGGTCGAGAGCCATAACAGCGGCCTGTTATACGAGCCTGGGGAATTGCTGCGCGAGGGCGGACAACCCTACCGGGTGTTCACGCCGTTCTGGAAGGCGATGCAGAAACGCGGGCTGGATTGCCTGCCCGGAGCCGCGCCGACAGCCTTGCCGCCGGTGGCCGACGAGTTGTGGGGCTTGGCCGTCGGGGATTTGGGATTGTTGCCCCGGATTCCTTGGGATGACGGTTTCTATGGAAGTTGGCAACCGGGGGAGGCGGGCGCGGCGCGGCGCTTGGCCGCATTCGTCGATTCCGGCTTGGCGGCTTATCACGAGCTGCGCGACCGGCCCGATTTGCCGGGGATCTCGCGTTTGTCGCCCCATCTCCATTTCGGCGAGATCGGCCCGCGCCAGATCGTCCACGCCGTGCGGCGGGCGTTGTCGCCCGAGGTCGAGGCTGGGGCCGAAGCCTATCTCCGCGAACTGGCGTGGCGGGAATTCGCCCATCATCTGCTTTCTCATTTTCCCGAGACCACCGACGCGCCCTTGGACGCCAAGTTCGAGGCGTTTCCCTGGGCCATGGATGACCAGGCGGCGCTCACGGCTTGGCAAGATGGCCGGACCGGCTACCCCTTGGTCGATGCCGGGATGCGCGAGCTATGGCGCACCGGCTGGATGCACAACCGGGTGCGGATGGGGGTGGCGTCGTTCCTGACCAAGAACCTGCTGGTGCCGTGGCGGGAAGGGGCGCGGTGGTTCTGGGAGACCTTGGTCGATGCCGATCTCGCCAACAACACCCTGGGTTGGCAATGGACCGCCGGTTGCGGGGCCGATGCCGCGCCCTATTTCCGGGTGTTCAATCCGGTGTTGCAAGGGCAGCGCTTCGACCCCGACGGGGCTTATGTGCGGCGCTGGGTACCGGAGTTGGCGGGCTTGCCGAACGATGTCATCCATCGACCTTGGGAAGCCGCGCCCGCCGTGTTGCGGGGGGCGGGCGTGCGGCTCGGGGAAACCTATCCCTTGCCCATCGTGGATTTGAAATCCAGCCGGGAGCGGGCTTTGGCGGCGTTTGCGCGGCTCAAGGCGGCGGAATAG
- the murI gene encoding glutamate racemase, whose translation MQSSFIGIFDSGVGGLAVHRAARELLPHQAFIYVADSGFAPYGDREPAYIAHRVAAIADALVERGAQALVIACNTATVTAVAALRAKHPIPIVGIEPAIKPAAALSRGGRVIVLATQRTTQSEAVARLCVRYGAGAQIILQACPGLADLVEAGHIDGEAVTNLLKRYLTPVAARAGDVIVLGCTHFTFLADRIRGLVGPDVVLIEPSAAVARQLARQLPADPVPAHSGPASETFYTTAATPPAIGAVMSKLLGRRVEALAAHGLGLAMR comes from the coding sequence ATGCAATCGAGCTTCATCGGCATCTTCGACTCGGGCGTCGGCGGCTTGGCCGTCCACCGCGCCGCCCGCGAACTACTTCCGCACCAAGCCTTCATCTACGTCGCCGACTCCGGCTTCGCGCCCTACGGCGACCGCGAACCCGCCTACATCGCCCACCGGGTCGCGGCCATCGCCGACGCCCTGGTCGAGCGCGGCGCGCAAGCCCTGGTCATCGCCTGCAACACCGCCACCGTGACCGCCGTGGCCGCGCTCCGGGCCAAGCATCCCATCCCCATCGTCGGCATCGAACCCGCCATCAAACCCGCCGCCGCCTTGAGCCGGGGCGGCCGGGTCATCGTGCTGGCGACCCAGAGGACCACTCAAAGCGAAGCCGTCGCCCGACTCTGTGTCCGCTACGGAGCCGGTGCCCAGATCATACTGCAAGCCTGCCCTGGACTCGCCGATTTGGTCGAAGCCGGCCACATCGACGGGGAAGCCGTCACCAACCTGCTCAAACGCTACCTCACTCCCGTGGCCGCGCGGGCGGGGGATGTCATCGTGCTGGGCTGCACCCATTTCACCTTCCTGGCCGACCGGATCCGCGGCCTGGTCGGTCCCGATGTCGTCCTCATCGAACCCTCGGCAGCCGTAGCCCGGCAATTGGCGCGGCAACTCCCCGCCGACCCGGTCCCAGCCCACAGCGGCCCCGCCAGCGAGACCTTCTACACCACCGCCGCCACGCCGCCCGCCATCGGCGCGGTCATGTCCAAACTGCTGGGCCGCCGCGTCGAGGCGCTGGCAGCCCATGGGCTCGGCCTCGCCATGCGCTGA
- a CDS encoding sodium ion-translocating decarboxylase subunit beta, producing the protein MEGFIQLWESTGLSNFQPGQAMMMAVGFLLLYLAIKKEFEPLLLLPIGFGAVLSNIPVAGIAEEGGILSYLYLGIKSGVFPLLIFMGVGAMTDFGPMLANPKTLLLGAAAQFGIFGTLLGALALNLVPGLHFSFQDAAAIAIIGGADGPTSIYVASKLAPDLLGAIAVAAYSYMALVPLIQPPIMRALTTPEERLIEMAQLRRVSRVEKVVFPMVLLMLSAMLLPSATPLIGMFCLGNLLRESGVVDRLSKTSQNELINIVTIFLGLSVGSKLSAGQFLRPETLGILVLGALAFSFGTASGVLMAKVMNLITPNNKVNPLIGAAGVSAVPMSARVANKVGQESNPHNFLLMHAMGPNVAGVIGSAVAAGVLLALVR; encoded by the coding sequence ATGGAAGGTTTCATCCAACTCTGGGAAAGCACCGGGCTGTCCAATTTCCAGCCCGGACAGGCGATGATGATGGCGGTGGGCTTCCTGCTGCTGTACCTCGCTATCAAGAAGGAATTCGAGCCGCTGCTGCTGTTGCCCATCGGCTTCGGCGCGGTGTTGAGCAACATCCCCGTCGCGGGCATCGCCGAGGAAGGCGGCATCCTGTCCTATCTCTATCTCGGCATCAAATCGGGCGTGTTCCCCTTGTTGATCTTCATGGGCGTGGGGGCGATGACCGATTTCGGCCCGATGCTGGCCAATCCCAAAACTCTGCTGCTAGGGGCGGCGGCGCAGTTCGGCATCTTCGGCACCCTGCTCGGAGCCTTGGCCTTGAACCTGGTGCCAGGACTCCACTTCAGCTTCCAGGACGCCGCCGCCATCGCCATCATCGGCGGCGCGGACGGTCCGACCTCGATCTATGTCGCCTCCAAGTTGGCCCCGGACCTGCTCGGGGCCATCGCCGTGGCGGCCTATTCCTATATGGCCCTGGTGCCCCTGATCCAACCACCCATCATGCGTGCCCTCACCACGCCGGAAGAGCGTTTGATCGAAATGGCCCAGCTCCGCCGGGTGTCCCGCGTCGAGAAAGTGGTATTCCCCATGGTGCTGCTGATGTTGAGCGCCATGCTGCTGCCCTCGGCGACTCCCTTGATCGGCATGTTCTGCCTGGGGAATCTGCTGCGCGAATCCGGCGTAGTGGACCGCCTTAGCAAGACCTCGCAGAACGAACTCATCAACATCGTGACCATCTTCCTGGGGCTGTCGGTGGGTTCCAAGCTCAGCGCCGGGCAGTTCCTCAGGCCCGAAACCCTAGGGATTTTGGTGCTGGGGGCCTTGGCCTTCAGCTTCGGCACGGCTTCGGGCGTCCTGATGGCGAAGGTGATGAACCTCATCACGCCGAACAACAAGGTCAATCCCTTGATCGGGGCCGCCGGGGTGTCCGCCGTGCCGATGTCGGCCCGCGTCGCCAACAAGGTGGGCCAGGAAAGCAACCCGCACAACTTCCTGTTGATGCACGCCATGGGACCGAACGTGGCGGGGGTGATTGGGTCGGCGGTGGCGGCGGGGGTGTTGCTGGCCTTGGTGCGCTGA